DNA sequence from the Xanthocytophaga agilis genome:
CATTCTGGTTTGCAGAAATGAAGCAAAAGGGAAGGAAACGCTGGCAGAGCTACGTCTACTGGCAAAAGGCAAACTAGATCTGTTCGTTTGTGATCTGGCGAATCAGGAATCCATTGTGCAACTTGCACAGCAGATATATGCATCCTATGATCATCTCGACTTGCTGATTAATAATGCAGGCCTTATTCTGGATAAACCCGGCCTGACTCCTGAAGGATTTGAAAGTACGTTTGGCATTAATCACCTAGGTACCTTTCTGCTTACCAATTTATTGCTAGACTTATTGAAGAAAGGAAATGAGGCACGTATTGTTACGGTATCATCTGATGCACACAAATGGAGCAAATGGAATCTGAATGAAGTAGCTCATGCTGCCCATTTTAAAAGTCTGACAGCTTATGCCAACTCCAAACTTGCCAATATCCTTTTTACACGGGAGCTAGCCAAGCGGGTCAAAGAATTTGGTATTACAGCTAATAGTCTTCATCCAGGTGCAGTACAAACCAACTTTGGTGCAGGTACACAAAATGGCTGGTTCGTTTCGTTATTTAATCTGGCCCGTCCATTTTTCCTTACACCAGAGCAGGGAGCTCAAACAAGCATTTACCTGGCAACTTCACCGGAAGTCAAAGGTGTCAGTGGCTTGTACTTTGTCAAAAAGAGACCTAAAACACCGTCAAAAGAAGCCCAAAGTGATCTAAATGCGCAACAGCTCTGGCAGAAAAGTGAAGAGTGGACACAACTCCCCAAAAGACTAAAAGAACTGCAAAAAGTATCCTGAGCAGATATATAGATA
Encoded proteins:
- a CDS encoding SDR family oxidoreductase codes for the protein MSNKICLITGANSGIGKVTARELAKAGMDIILVCRNEAKGKETLAELRLLAKGKLDLFVCDLANQESIVQLAQQIYASYDHLDLLINNAGLILDKPGLTPEGFESTFGINHLGTFLLTNLLLDLLKKGNEARIVTVSSDAHKWSKWNLNEVAHAAHFKSLTAYANSKLANILFTRELAKRVKEFGITANSLHPGAVQTNFGAGTQNGWFVSLFNLARPFFLTPEQGAQTSIYLATSPEVKGVSGLYFVKKRPKTPSKEAQSDLNAQQLWQKSEEWTQLPKRLKELQKVS